One genomic region from Antedon mediterranea chromosome 3, ecAntMedi1.1, whole genome shotgun sequence encodes:
- the LOC140044482 gene encoding uncharacterized protein — translation MDDTDKMTTLQDEDESVTLKDQSAHLIQEPAGLMQVVEESVIEICIKNENLVIQKPEGDIDNCEGPQSCLVMESTNNLKQANEMESCIEIMPVQKLFHSDSDKVEDKNDTILKREDKVYKAKTNMESEHSTEIIMEHRGTVSESNSKKELASEVQSILEGLQDEIPESSFKEKQKQSTENKNGNKETVFQVFQVIEMKDTEQQEQIIVDLPSFSDNKLEMKSKKQNSKTKKNHDMTSSIPNVQCSFCAKKFHTDHQKDIHEKYHTEEHPCKCEYCDKRFTTVGGQHRHERKFHTGEKLHKCAFCEKTFATVSAIRRHERVHTDDRPYKCILCKSTFKDSTDLRRHERRHTGEKPFKCKICDRAFTVRSAMNRHQRVHTGAKPFLCDLCGHAFTDRFTLKQHVKAHERGKVYKCGVCNKGFSFRYHLHSHRRECGNNLTIKDVEDKVSASLASDKETASTAILQLTESIVGSQMVYYLNQPTSEINK, via the exons ATGGACG ACACTGATAAAATGACAACCTTACAAGATGAAGACGAGTCTGTAACTTTAAAAGACCAATCCGCCCATCTAATCCAAGAGCCTGCTGGTTTAATGCAAGTTGTTGAAGAATCAGTAatagaaatttgtataaaaaatgaaaatctaGTTATACAGAAACCAGAGGGCGATATAGATAACTGCGAAGGGCCGCAGAGCTGTCTGGTGATGGAATCCACAAACAACTTGAAACAGGCTAATGAAATGGAATCTTGTATTGAGATAATGCCAGTTCAGAAATTATTTCACAGTGACAGTGATAAGGTTGAAGACAAAAATGACACAATATTAAAAAGAGAAGACAAAGTTTACAAGGCAAAGACAAATATGGAATCTGAACATTCTACAGAAATCATTATGGAACACAGAGGGACTGTGAGTGAAAGTAATTCAAAAAAAGAGTTGGCAAGTGAAGTACAGAGCATCTTAGAGGGTTTACAAGATGAAATACCAGAAAGTAGTTTTAAAGAGAAACAGAAACAATCGACTGAAAATaagaatggaaataaagaaacagtTTTTCAGGTTTTCCAAGTTATTGAGATGAAAGATACTGAACAGCAGGAGCAAATTATTGTGGATTTACCCTCTTTTTCCGACAATAAATTAGAAATGAAAAGCAAGAAACAAAATTCTAAAACCAAAAAGAATCATGACATGACATCATCCATACCTAACGTCCAGTGTTCATTCTGTGCCAAGAAATTTCACACTGATCACCAAAAAGACATACATGAGAAATACCACACAGAAGAACATCCTTGTAAATGTGAATATTGTGATAAACGATTTACAACGGTTGGTGGACAGCACCGACACGAACGAAAATTTCACACGGGAGAGAAATTACATAAGTGTGCCTTTTGCGAGAAAACATTTGCAACCGTGTCCGCAATTCGCAGACATGAGCGAGTACACACCGACGACAGACCGTACAAGTGTATACTGTGTAAATCCACTTTTAAAGACAGTACTGACCTGCGCCGGCACGAACGCCGACATACCGGTGAGAAACCTTTCAAGTGTAAGATATGTGACCGTGCGTTTACCGTACGCAGCGCTATGAATCGACATCAACGCGTACATACAGGAGCTAAGCCGTTCCTATGTGATCTTTGCGGACACGCTTTCACCGATAGATTCACCTTAAAACAACATGTTAAAGCGCATGAGCGCGGGAAAGTTTATAAATGCGGTGTTTGCAATAAAGGGTTCTCGTTCCGGTATCATCTTCATTCTCATAGAAGAGAATGCGGTAATAATCTTACCATTAAAGACGTTGAGGATAAAGTGTCGGCAAGTTTGGCTTCAGACAAGGAGACGGCAAGTACAGCAATCTTGCAGTTGACAGAGAGCATTGTGGGATCACAAATGGTATACTACTTGAATCAGCCAACAAGTGAAATAAACAAATGA